In one Methylobacterium sp. SyP6R genomic region, the following are encoded:
- a CDS encoding DNA adenine methylase, whose protein sequence is MAAPGTVRPLVRWYGGKALMSAWIIANLPPHRTYVEPFGGSAAVLLRKPRSEVEVLNDTDAELANLYRVVRDPGLCGQLGMLCAMTPFSAAEFRLACEPVEGDRPVERARRLLVRHYMGRASDARRPASRTGFRSYSGPGRSVPARDWYTYSDGIGQIGARLRDVVVESADAVDVMRRHDRPDALHYVDPPYLPSTRKDPSSGYRVELDEAGHGRLLDALLGLKGAVVLSGYASPLYDEALSGWRRVTREVRDQAMGVREEVLWISPRAGAVARQPDLFNAA, encoded by the coding sequence AAGGCGCTCATGAGCGCCTGGATCATCGCGAACCTCCCGCCGCATAGGACCTATGTCGAGCCATTCGGGGGCTCGGCCGCGGTGCTCCTTCGGAAGCCGCGGAGCGAGGTCGAGGTCCTCAACGACACCGACGCGGAGCTCGCGAACCTCTACCGCGTCGTCCGGGACCCGGGCCTATGCGGGCAACTCGGCATGTTGTGCGCGATGACGCCTTTCTCGGCCGCCGAGTTCCGATTGGCATGCGAACCCGTCGAGGGTGACCGCCCGGTCGAGCGCGCCAGGCGGCTGCTCGTGCGCCACTACATGGGCCGGGCAAGCGACGCCCGCCGGCCCGCTTCCCGCACGGGGTTCCGCAGCTACTCGGGCCCGGGGCGCAGCGTGCCCGCCCGTGACTGGTACACGTACAGCGACGGCATCGGGCAGATCGGCGCCCGGCTCCGCGACGTCGTCGTCGAGAGCGCGGACGCCGTCGACGTGATGCGCCGGCACGACCGGCCGGACGCCCTGCACTACGTCGACCCGCCCTACCTGCCTTCGACGCGGAAGGACCCGAGCAGCGGCTACCGCGTCGAACTCGACGAGGCAGGGCACGGCCGACTGCTCGACGCTCTCCTCGGCCTGAAGGGGGCCGTCGTCCTCTCGGGCTATGCCTCGCCCCTCTACGACGAGGCCCTCTCCGGGTGGCGGCGCGTCACGCGGGAGGTTCGCGATCAGGCCATGGGCGTCCGCGAGGAAGTGCTCTGGATTTCGCCCCGTGCCGGCGCCGTCGCGCGTCAGCCCGACTTATTCAACGCGGCCTGA